From Neosynechococcus sphagnicola sy1, one genomic window encodes:
- a CDS encoding GAF domain-containing sensor histidine kinase, translated as MNQLASDRQLPRLESFGTYVVDSHQSLVINNTFTHPLFASSLLVQQYGIRAYLGVPLITATGQCLGTLEVMDLKPREFTTQEIAFLEVMGRWSMSEFERSHLLHEVASSPNPDPLPAIPHPTSVSESSDRCPCSLVKFELLTYLVRELRNPLTPVMGMASVLRQEIYGPLTSKQREYMDVIYQSGQGLVALVDEILSLSELDDQGPILNLMATDIEMLCQQSINTLQQTASHREQEIRLSIEPGPRIWLLDKDKVRQILYHLIFSVIQSANSGSSVRIHVSRKGQGLNIAVWASHPWLGEGFPYTELHPYYPFLGSQITEGEEGNLNASSNHFERDRLSEPSGDWPRSSEAATPMTITPSLMTQMETSRELLGLSLSRHLVELHGGTITIQGSSASGYRFVVSLPQLTETNAAF; from the coding sequence ATGAACCAATTGGCCAGCGATCGCCAACTGCCCCGGCTAGAATCCTTTGGCACCTATGTCGTGGATAGTCATCAGTCTCTGGTGATCAACAATACCTTTACCCATCCACTGTTTGCCAGCAGTTTGTTGGTACAACAGTATGGCATTCGAGCCTATCTGGGAGTTCCCCTGATCACTGCCACGGGACAGTGCCTGGGCACCCTGGAAGTGATGGATCTCAAACCCAGAGAGTTCACAACCCAGGAAATTGCGTTCTTGGAAGTCATGGGTCGCTGGTCTATGAGCGAGTTTGAGCGCAGCCATCTGTTGCATGAGGTTGCCAGTTCCCCCAATCCAGATCCGCTCCCAGCCATCCCCCACCCCACCTCAGTCTCGGAATCGTCGGATCGGTGCCCCTGTAGTTTAGTGAAATTTGAACTCCTGACCTATTTGGTTCGGGAGTTGCGTAACCCCCTGACCCCCGTGATGGGCATGGCCAGCGTTCTCCGCCAGGAAATCTATGGTCCCCTGACCAGCAAACAACGGGAATACATGGACGTGATCTATCAAAGTGGGCAAGGGCTGGTGGCCTTGGTAGACGAGATTCTCAGCTTGAGTGAACTGGATGATCAAGGGCCAATATTGAACCTGATGGCAACGGATATTGAAATGCTCTGTCAGCAGTCGATCAATACCCTACAACAGACGGCCAGTCATCGTGAGCAGGAAATTCGCCTCAGTATTGAACCTGGGCCTCGCATCTGGCTACTCGACAAAGATAAGGTCAGACAAATTCTCTACCACTTGATTTTTAGCGTCATTCAATCGGCCAACTCTGGGAGTAGTGTGCGGATTCATGTCTCTCGCAAAGGGCAGGGGTTAAATATTGCCGTCTGGGCATCCCACCCTTGGCTAGGTGAGGGCTTTCCCTATACAGAATTACATCCCTACTACCCGTTCTTAGGGAGCCAGATAACGGAGGGGGAAGAGGGGAACTTGAACGCCTCCTCGAACCACTTCGAGCGAGATAGATTATCGGAGCCGTCCGGTGATTGGCCTCGCTCCAGTGAAGCAGCTACGCCCATGACTATCACCCCATCTCTTATGACTCAAATGGAAACCTCAAGAGAACTCTTGGGTCTATCCCTGAGCCGACATCTTGTCGAACTGCATGGCGGCACAATCACAATTCAAGGATCATCGGCCTCTGGGTATCGCTTTGTGGTTAGTCTGCCCCAGTTAACAGAGACCAATGCTGCCTTTTAG
- a CDS encoding SagB/ThcOx family dehydrogenase, whose protein sequence is MDDLATVWWQRLSRLLFCSYGLTARIPTISGEPLYLRAAPSAGGLYPAEVYLLSRGTPHLPPGLYHYQPKTHTLLHFWDSEVWSGLQAACFHHPALEPTQFAIATTAIFYRSAWRYQDRAYRRICLDTGHLLGNIELASAINGFCPHLIAGFADAAVNQLLYLDAEQEGVFTVLALSEMQQQPPSQPALPTVLPSATQTNYPLLPEGALLSYLHQQTQISLDSLPRWGEGDSLPTPDDTYNFPFCLKVAMATQPIPWGDHLGDLEQTILKRRSTRAYNGLSLTLEELQSLLDFTYQPQHYQAQGLNPEPDYCDLNLIQTFLAVSAVTGLDAGCYYYAPQAQELRQIRFKNFRQDLYYLCLGQELGRDAGVVLFHTADLSAAVTQYGDRAYRYLHLDAGHLGQRLNLAALHLGLGVSGIGGFFDNQVNEVLGIPVDEAVLYITTLGRPR, encoded by the coding sequence ATCGATGACCTGGCCACAGTCTGGTGGCAACGATTATCTCGCCTGTTATTTTGCAGTTATGGTCTGACCGCTCGGATACCAACGATCAGCGGGGAGCCGCTCTACCTGCGGGCAGCCCCCTCTGCGGGAGGACTCTATCCAGCGGAAGTCTATCTGCTCTCCAGGGGCACCCCGCACCTGCCGCCAGGGCTGTATCACTATCAACCGAAAACCCACACCCTGCTTCACTTTTGGGACAGTGAGGTCTGGTCAGGTTTACAAGCGGCTTGTTTTCACCATCCGGCTCTGGAACCCACCCAGTTCGCGATCGCCACGACCGCGATTTTCTACCGTTCTGCATGGCGCTATCAAGACCGAGCCTATCGCCGCATTTGCCTCGACACCGGCCATCTCCTGGGCAATATTGAGTTAGCCAGTGCCATCAATGGTTTTTGTCCCCACTTAATTGCCGGCTTTGCCGATGCTGCCGTGAACCAGCTACTCTATCTGGATGCCGAACAGGAAGGTGTCTTCACAGTTCTAGCCCTCTCAGAGATGCAGCAGCAGCCACCGTCCCAGCCAGCGTTGCCGACGGTACTCCCTTCCGCCACCCAAACCAACTACCCCCTGCTGCCAGAGGGAGCCTTACTCAGCTATCTGCACCAGCAGACTCAGATCAGTCTCGACAGTCTGCCCCGTTGGGGAGAGGGGGACAGCCTCCCAACCCCTGATGACACATACAATTTCCCCTTTTGTCTCAAGGTAGCCATGGCTACCCAGCCCATCCCCTGGGGTGACCACCTCGGTGATCTGGAGCAAACGATCTTGAAGCGGCGATCGACCCGAGCCTATAACGGGTTATCCCTGACCCTAGAAGAGCTTCAATCCCTCCTGGACTTCACCTATCAACCCCAGCACTACCAGGCGCAGGGTCTGAACCCTGAACCAGACTACTGTGACCTGAATTTGATTCAGACCTTTCTTGCCGTCTCTGCGGTTACGGGTTTAGACGCGGGATGCTATTACTACGCGCCCCAGGCTCAGGAACTGCGGCAGATCCGGTTCAAGAACTTCCGCCAAGACCTCTACTACCTGTGTTTAGGGCAAGAACTCGGGCGGGATGCCGGGGTGGTCTTATTTCACACCGCTGATTTGTCCGCCGCAGTGACGCAGTATGGCGATCGTGCCTATCGCTATTTGCATCTAGATGCGGGGCATTTGGGGCAGCGCCTCAATCTGGCCGCGTTGCACTTGGGTTTGGGAGTTAGCGGCATTGGGGGCTTCTTTGATAATCAGGTGAACGAAGTTCTGGGAATTCCCGTGGATGAGGCCGTTCTCTACATCACCACCCTGGGACGACCTCGATAA
- a CDS encoding type II secretion system protein GspD: protein MTAFFVNDGGTAVLNFGGTTPPTATTTTSSVVSPPVIANPYVNGQPFISPFASGTLPSQGTPPLGEGGNPLAPGVTSFSPGSTTFAAGSSTPIVTPSSVTFGLPSFFQYPTRFLSQLQAQVQSGNAKILTDPTLTVQEGQTAVVNLTQEVFGGFQIRQETTATGSIGTSLQSREPIIKQAGLTLSIKVDRIDDNGFVSLSVAPTVSAPSGSQITPDGVITLLSQRSLTSGQIRLRDNQTLILSGIIQESDRVAVSKVPILGDIPLLGALFRQTSKTNQRQEVIVLLTPQVVDDSDRATFGYGYTPSPNANRIIQRDRVLNPSRP from the coding sequence ATGACAGCTTTTTTTGTCAACGATGGCGGCACAGCAGTCCTCAACTTTGGGGGCACCACGCCCCCCACCGCAACCACCACCACCAGCAGTGTGGTCAGCCCCCCTGTGATTGCCAATCCCTATGTCAATGGTCAACCGTTTATATCGCCCTTTGCCTCTGGAACCCTGCCTTCCCAGGGCACGCCACCCCTAGGAGAAGGAGGAAACCCCCTGGCTCCTGGAGTCACCAGTTTCTCTCCCGGATCGACCACCTTTGCCGCTGGCTCCTCGACCCCGATTGTCACTCCCTCCTCCGTCACCTTTGGACTACCTAGCTTTTTCCAATATCCCACGCGATTTCTCTCCCAGTTACAAGCCCAAGTGCAGAGTGGCAATGCCAAGATTCTCACTGACCCGACCCTCACCGTGCAGGAGGGACAGACGGCGGTGGTCAACCTCACCCAGGAAGTCTTCGGCGGCTTCCAAATTCGCCAAGAGACCACCGCAACTGGCTCCATTGGCACCAGTCTGCAAAGTCGGGAACCGATCATCAAACAGGCGGGACTGACCCTGTCCATTAAGGTAGATCGCATTGATGACAATGGCTTTGTTTCTCTTTCGGTTGCCCCCACGGTTTCGGCTCCCTCCGGTTCCCAAATTACTCCGGATGGGGTGATTACCCTGCTCTCCCAGCGCAGCCTCACCTCTGGTCAAATTCGCCTGCGAGATAACCAAACCCTGATCTTGTCTGGAATCATTCAGGAGTCAGATCGGGTCGCGGTCTCCAAAGTGCCGATTCTGGGCGATATTCCCCTCTTGGGAGCCCTGTTTCGGCAAACCAGTAAGACCAACCAGCGACAGGAAGTGATTGTTCTCCTGACACCCCAAGTGGTAGATGATTCCGATCGGGCAACGTTTGGGTATGGTTATACCCCAAGTCCCAATGCGAACCGCATCATCCAGCGCGATCGCGTCCTCAACCCCAGCCGCCCTTAA
- a CDS encoding secretin N-terminal domain-containing protein, whose product MHISNLEANRVGRTVFVGPKLPNLARDVVVRTLRLNQVTVGVALNFLVAMGAESAISRERQVTTVNALPVGAAVNPGDNNGGNIPGTVPGSVTSTTVTETKIETQRISYQDSQPLLRGMQAIGDERTNSITLIGSPRNIAIATNQLVQLDTRRRQVVVNVRIVDVNLLAMNDSTSSFFLRCQ is encoded by the coding sequence TTGCACATCAGTAATCTGGAAGCCAATCGCGTCGGGCGCACGGTTTTTGTGGGGCCAAAGTTGCCCAATCTAGCGCGGGATGTGGTGGTACGGACCCTGCGTCTGAATCAGGTAACCGTGGGGGTCGCCCTCAACTTTCTGGTGGCCATGGGGGCTGAAAGCGCCATCAGTCGAGAACGGCAGGTAACCACCGTCAATGCGTTACCCGTGGGAGCGGCTGTGAACCCAGGGGATAATAATGGCGGCAATATTCCAGGAACCGTCCCCGGAAGCGTCACTTCCACCACGGTGACCGAAACCAAGATTGAGACCCAGCGGATTAGCTACCAGGACTCGCAACCGTTGCTGCGGGGAATGCAGGCCATTGGCGACGAACGCACCAACTCCATTACCCTCATCGGTTCTCCCCGCAACATTGCGATCGCCACCAATCAACTGGTGCAACTCGATACCCGGCGTCGCCAAGTAGTGGTCAACGTCCGGATCGTGGATGTGAACCTCCTGGCGATGAACGATAGCACCAGCAGTTTTTTCCTTCGGTGTCAATGA
- a CDS encoding AMIN domain-containing protein produces MLTFQTAGVAATEVTAIQLNPTNNGISIRLNLQGESQESPQVSMGAQGNRWIADITNVQLRLPGDGGFRQANPAPGVASVALTPLTATSVRLVVTGEGGSLTGKPDPTQ; encoded by the coding sequence ATGCTGACATTCCAGACCGCTGGCGTCGCAGCAACAGAGGTAACTGCCATTCAACTTAATCCCACTAACAATGGCATCAGTATTCGCCTTAACCTCCAGGGCGAAAGCCAGGAATCGCCCCAGGTTTCTATGGGTGCCCAGGGAAATCGTTGGATAGCTGACATTACAAATGTGCAGCTACGCCTACCGGGGGACGGCGGATTTCGCCAAGCCAATCCTGCCCCAGGAGTTGCCTCAGTCGCCCTGACACCCCTGACGGCGACCAGTGTCCGCTTAGTGGTCACAGGGGAGGGGGGGAGCCTTACAGGGAAGCCTGACCCAACTCAATAG